The DNA segment GGAGATATTATCTCGTTTTGAATCATTGATAGTGCGACGTTCATTTCTTCTTCTTCGTCTTCTCTATACAAATTCTCACATATACTACAATCTTGGGGGATTTTTGGATTTAATTTCCTATGAAAAGTGCAAAATCTTAATTTGCTCAAATATGAGAGACCTACTGAGGTAAAGAAATCCATGACATTCTTTATATCCCCAGAAAGCAAAACGTCAGTAAGCATATCTAGAATATTATTAATCTCATCATCAGTAAGACCAAGATCGTAAAGTTTTTCGAGGTAAAACCTATCTTGGATATCAAGATATTGCTTTACTGCAGGTTGTGTAACACCTAAAGTTGAAGCTATCTTACTTTGGCTCATTCCGAGGTTTCTTAATCTTTTAGCCTCTAAAGCTCTAATATTTGGTAATAAAACATCAGTTATTAATGAAAGGGGAGTGTCAAGCACGATTATTAGATTAGCTAGCTCAAATAAATGTGCTTTCAATTTAAAGATCTCAGCAATAGATGGAAGTTTACATGAGATAAATAGTGACGAAGGAACAATCTCTTTCGTAATTGCTGGGGCAGTTAATTTTACTCTAAATCAAGGGAGACTGAATTACTTGAACAGTATAATAGAAACGAGAATATGCAATTCAAAAGGAGAAGAAATTATGAGAGAACTAGAATATAAACTAGCTAATGAAATTAATGCAGACATAATTTTTATGGATAGAAAATTTTCTATGGATAAGAAACTAGGTATGCAGATTCCTAAGAATTCTATAGGCATAGTTAAGGATTTTAATAGAGAAGAAGTCAATATAAATGAAGAACCTCCTTGGATTACAATAAATAAAGAGGAGGACTTCTACACTGGATACTATAAAATTACAAGTTGGATTTTTAGATATGAAACAAATTTAGATAATCTAGAACTGCTTCAATGCTTAATTTATAATCTATCACAAGAGCCAATTCCAGAAGCGTTAGGATATAATTATCCGTTATTTTTAGCAGACAAACTTGTGAAATATTACCGAGATAAGTATGCAAAGGTTTTAGATTTTACAAGTAACAAGGAATTATCTAGATATAGGGATTTTAGAAGGATTGTTGAACATGTCAGAAGGTTTGTTTGAAGAACAAATAGGAAGATTAAGGGAAATGAAAGTTATAACTAGACAAACAGCTGATGGTAGGGGTTCAGTTAGTTTTAGAAATTTCATAGTAGAATTTCCTATTAATACTAAAAT comes from the Acidianus infernus genome and includes:
- a CDS encoding DNA double-strand break repair nuclease NurA; protein product: MSSTIIRLASSNKCAFNLKISAIDGSLHEINSDEGTISFVIAGAVNFTLNQGRLNYLNSIIETRICNSKGEEIMRELEYKLANEINADIIFMDRKFSMDKKLGMQIPKNSIGIVKDFNREEVNINEEPPWITINKEEDFYTGYYKITSWIFRYETNLDNLELLQCLIYNLSQEPIPEALGYNYPLFLADKLVKYYRDKYAKVLDFTSNKELSRYRDFRRIVEHVRRFV